The following proteins are encoded in a genomic region of Bosea beijingensis:
- a CDS encoding efflux RND transporter permease subunit has translation MNLSKFFIDRPIFAAVLSVLIFLAGLLSIRALPISEYPEVVPPTVVVRAQYPGASPRVIAETVATPIEEQINGVEGMLYMSSQATTDGVMTLNVTFRLGTDPDKAQQLVQNRVSQAEPRLPEEVRRLGVTTVKSSPDLTMVVHITSPNGRYDMTYLRNYAVLNVKDRLARIDGVGQVQLFGSGDYSMRVWLDPQKVAEHGLSPGDVVREIRAQNVQAAAGVIGASPNAPGLDLQLSVNAQGRLQNEEQFGEIIVKTAADGAVVRLKDISRIELGAADYALRSLLNGKSAVAVPVFQAPGSNAIAIADRVQETMREIKQNMPEGVDYSIVYDTTQFVRASIKAVISTLLEAVALVVLVVIVFLQTWRASIIPLVAVPVSVVGTFAVMYLLGFSINALSLFGLVLAIGIVVDDAIVVVENVERNIENGLSPREATYKAMREVSGPIIAIALVLVAVFVPLAFISGLTGQFYRQFALTIAISTVISAINSLTLSPALAALLLKGHHAPKDALTRVMDKLFGWFFRAFNRFFNRSSEAYGGGVRRVISHRALMLAVYVVMLGATGVLFKAVPSGFVPGQDKQYLVGFAQLPDAATLDRTEDVIRRMDEIALKHPGVENAISFPGLSINGFTNSSNSGIVFVGLKPFDQRKDPSLSGNAIAMQLNKEFGGIKEAFIAMFPPPPVQGLGTIGGFKLQIEDRAGLGYAALDEATKAFMAKAAQAPEIAGMFSSFQVNVPQLYADIDRTKARQLGVPVTEVFDTLQTYLGSTYVNDFNRFGRTYTVRVQADAPFRAQPEHIGQLKVRSTSGEMIPLSAVLNVRTDSGPERAMRYNGFLSADINAGAAPGFSSGQAQEAVERIAKETLPKGFAFEWTELTYQEILAGNSAVIVFPVAILLVFLVLAAQYESMTLPIAILLIIPMGLLAALTGVWLSGGDNNVFTQIGLVVLVGLSAKNAILIVEFARELEFEGRTPVQAAIEASRLRLRPILMTSLAFVMGVVPLVISTGAGAEMRQAMGIAVFAGMIGVTAFGIFLTPVFYVLMRKLAGNRPLARHDIEQPVLQAAE, from the coding sequence ATGAACCTCTCGAAATTCTTCATCGACCGGCCGATCTTCGCGGCGGTCCTCTCTGTCCTCATCTTCCTGGCAGGGCTGCTTTCGATCAGGGCCCTGCCGATCTCGGAATACCCCGAGGTTGTCCCGCCGACGGTCGTCGTGCGCGCGCAATACCCGGGCGCCAGCCCGCGCGTGATCGCCGAGACGGTGGCGACGCCGATCGAGGAGCAGATCAACGGCGTCGAGGGCATGCTCTACATGTCGAGCCAGGCGACGACCGACGGCGTCATGACGCTGAACGTCACCTTCCGCCTCGGCACCGACCCGGACAAGGCCCAGCAGCTCGTGCAGAACCGCGTCAGCCAGGCCGAGCCGCGCCTGCCGGAGGAGGTGCGCCGGCTCGGCGTCACCACGGTCAAGAGTTCGCCGGACCTGACGATGGTGGTTCACATCACCTCGCCGAACGGCCGCTACGATATGACCTATCTGCGCAATTACGCGGTGCTGAACGTCAAGGACCGGCTCGCCCGCATCGACGGCGTCGGTCAGGTCCAGCTCTTCGGCTCGGGCGACTACTCGATGCGCGTCTGGCTCGACCCGCAGAAGGTCGCCGAGCACGGCCTCTCGCCCGGCGATGTCGTGCGCGAGATCCGCGCCCAGAACGTCCAGGCCGCGGCCGGCGTCATCGGCGCCTCGCCGAATGCGCCGGGCCTCGACCTCCAGCTTTCGGTGAACGCGCAGGGCCGCCTCCAGAACGAGGAGCAGTTCGGCGAGATCATCGTCAAGACCGCAGCCGACGGCGCGGTCGTCCGGCTGAAGGACATCTCCCGCATCGAGCTCGGCGCCGCCGACTATGCGCTGCGCTCGCTGCTCAACGGCAAGTCGGCAGTCGCCGTGCCGGTCTTCCAGGCGCCGGGCTCGAACGCCATCGCGATCGCCGACCGCGTCCAGGAGACGATGCGCGAGATCAAGCAGAACATGCCCGAGGGCGTGGACTATTCGATCGTCTACGACACCACCCAGTTCGTGCGCGCCTCGATCAAGGCGGTGATCTCGACCCTGCTGGAGGCCGTCGCGCTCGTCGTGCTCGTCGTCATCGTCTTCCTGCAGACCTGGCGTGCCTCGATCATCCCGCTCGTCGCCGTGCCCGTCTCGGTCGTCGGCACCTTCGCGGTGATGTATCTGCTAGGCTTCTCGATCAATGCGCTCAGCCTGTTCGGGCTGGTGCTCGCCATCGGCATCGTCGTCGACGACGCGATCGTCGTGGTCGAGAATGTCGAGCGCAATATCGAGAACGGCCTCTCGCCGCGCGAGGCGACCTACAAGGCGATGCGCGAGGTCTCCGGCCCGATCATCGCGATCGCGCTGGTGCTGGTCGCGGTCTTCGTGCCGCTGGCATTCATCTCGGGCCTGACCGGGCAGTTCTACCGCCAGTTCGCGCTGACCATCGCGATCTCGACGGTGATCTCGGCGATCAACTCTCTGACGCTGTCGCCGGCGCTGGCCGCGCTGCTGCTGAAGGGCCATCACGCTCCGAAGGACGCGCTGACCCGGGTCATGGATAAGCTGTTCGGCTGGTTCTTCCGCGCCTTCAACCGCTTCTTCAACCGCTCGTCCGAGGCCTATGGCGGCGGCGTGCGCCGGGTGATCTCGCATCGCGCGCTGATGCTCGCGGTCTATGTCGTCATGCTCGGCGCAACCGGCGTGCTGTTCAAGGCGGTGCCGTCCGGCTTCGTGCCCGGTCAGGACAAGCAGTATCTCGTCGGCTTCGCGCAGTTGCCTGATGCCGCGACCCTCGATCGGACGGAGGATGTCATCCGCCGCATGGACGAGATCGCGCTGAAGCATCCGGGCGTCGAGAACGCCATCTCCTTCCCCGGCCTCTCGATCAACGGTTTCACCAACTCGTCGAATTCCGGCATCGTCTTCGTCGGCCTGAAGCCCTTCGACCAGCGCAAGGACCCGTCCTTGAGCGGCAATGCCATCGCGATGCAGCTCAACAAGGAATTCGGCGGGATCAAGGAGGCCTTCATCGCGATGTTCCCGCCGCCGCCCGTGCAGGGCCTCGGCACGATCGGCGGCTTCAAGCTGCAGATCGAGGATCGCGCCGGCCTGGGCTATGCCGCGCTCGACGAGGCAACCAAGGCCTTCATGGCCAAGGCCGCGCAGGCGCCGGAGATCGCCGGCATGTTCTCGAGCTTCCAGGTCAACGTTCCCCAGCTCTATGCCGATATCGATCGCACCAAGGCCCGCCAGCTCGGCGTGCCCGTGACGGAGGTGTTCGACACGCTGCAGACCTATCTCGGCTCGACCTATGTCAACGACTTCAACCGCTTCGGCCGCACCTACACCGTGCGCGTCCAGGCCGATGCGCCCTTCCGTGCCCAGCCGGAGCATATCGGCCAGCTCAAGGTGCGCTCGACCTCCGGCGAGATGATCCCGCTCAGCGCGGTGCTCAACGTGCGCACCGATTCCGGGCCGGAACGCGCCATGCGCTATAACGGCTTCCTCTCGGCCGACATCAATGCCGGCGCCGCGCCGGGCTTCTCCTCGGGACAGGCGCAGGAGGCGGTGGAGCGCATCGCGAAGGAGACCCTGCCCAAGGGCTTCGCCTTTGAATGGACCGAGCTGACCTATCAGGAGATCCTCGCCGGCAACTCGGCGGTGATCGTCTTCCCGGTGGCGATCCTGCTCGTCTTCCTGGTGCTGGCCGCCCAGTACGAGAGCATGACCCTGCCGATCGCGATCCTGCTGATCATCCCGATGGGCCTGCTCGCGGCGCTGACCGGCGTCTGGCTCTCGGGCGGAGACAACAACGTCTTCACCCAGATCGGCCTTGTCGTGCTCGTCGGGCTATCCGCCAAGAACGCCATCCTGATCGTCGAATTCGCCAGAGAACTCGAATTCGAGGGCAGGACGCCGGTCCAGGCCGCAATCGAGGCCAGCCGCCTGCGCCTGCGTCCGATCCTGATGACCTCGCTCGCCTTCGTCATGGGCGTGGTGCCTCTGGTGATCTCGACCGGGGCCGGCGCCGAGATGCGGCAGGCCATGGGCATCGCGGTCTTCGCCGGCATGATCGGCGTCACCGCCTTCGGCATTTTCCTGACGCCGGTCTTCTACGTGCTGATGCGCAAGCTCGCGGGCAACCGCCCGCTCGCCCGCCATGATATCGAACAGCCGGTCTTGCAGGCTGCCGAGTAA
- a CDS encoding ABC transporter permease: MSAAPEAVAGARTRLAGLLVMPATLFVALMLIGPLTILFRYSLNKFVPGQFMVDALVIENYVKFFTDAYYLNVLVRTVRVAVICTLACLILGFPLAYVLARTQSRFKNLMVIAVVLPLFVGNAVRAAGWMTLFGSKGALNASLMGLGLIDQPLEIMYTENAVLIGIIAVNLPFMVLTLQSVIEGIPRNVEEAAFSLGAGPAAMFRRVLWPLALPGILAGTILTFILAMNAYATPVLLGGPKFQMMGPLVYGQFAQQNNWPFGGAISFILMTATILLTMIAHLTVQRRYR; this comes from the coding sequence ATGAGCGCCGCTCCCGAAGCCGTCGCCGGCGCCCGCACCAGACTCGCCGGCCTGCTCGTCATGCCGGCGACGCTCTTCGTCGCGCTCATGCTGATCGGGCCGCTCACGATCCTGTTCCGCTACTCGCTCAACAAGTTCGTGCCCGGCCAGTTCATGGTCGATGCGCTGGTGATCGAGAACTACGTCAAGTTCTTCACCGACGCCTATTACCTCAATGTGCTCGTCCGTACGGTCCGTGTCGCAGTGATCTGCACGCTGGCCTGTCTGATCTTGGGCTTTCCGCTGGCCTATGTGCTGGCGCGCACGCAAAGCCGCTTCAAGAACCTGATGGTCATAGCTGTCGTGCTGCCGCTCTTCGTCGGCAATGCTGTGCGTGCTGCCGGCTGGATGACGCTGTTCGGCAGCAAGGGCGCGCTCAACGCCTCGCTGATGGGGTTAGGGCTGATCGATCAACCGCTGGAGATCATGTATACCGAGAATGCCGTGCTGATCGGCATCATCGCGGTCAACCTGCCCTTCATGGTGCTGACGCTGCAGAGCGTGATCGAGGGCATCCCACGCAATGTCGAGGAGGCGGCCTTCAGCCTCGGCGCCGGCCCTGCCGCGATGTTCCGGCGTGTGCTCTGGCCGCTGGCGCTGCCGGGCATCCTCGCCGGCACGATCCTGACCTTCATCCTGGCGATGAACGCCTATGCCACGCCGGTGCTGCTGGGCGGGCCGAAATTCCAGATGATGGGACCGCTGGTCTATGGCCAGTTCGCGCAGCAGAACAACTGGCCCTTCGGCGGCGCGATCTCCTTCATCCTGATGACCGCGACGATCCTGCTCACCATGATCGCCCATCTCACCGTGCAGCGGCGCTATCGCTGA
- a CDS encoding ABC transporter substrate-binding protein has protein sequence MASFDRRDLLKGAGAAALATATGMPAFAQSGGRVVVGTWGGDYARLLTKNIEDPILKPKGLEVVQDQAGDAPRRAKMVAERRLPRGTVDIQGLSAANMFEMNEAGVLEQIDYSKLPNAKNLLPTMKYPYGMGHIYSGNVVIYNPKIISPAPKGFKDWLDPKWGSKIGFIDIQYQSIFIAASMAATDGKDMNDIEKAKEVLLAVKKAGARVYPTNEAFAQAMKNEEVGISAIWKARVVQWQNAGIPCEAVSPIEGIPTYVSGFVIQKNAPNKDNAYAYMDAMLAKAPQEAFAVDMGYNGTVTGLNVDPALHKRIGFTPEEEKTLKDLDYAFLAKNDSAMKEWWDKVFKG, from the coding sequence ATGGCTTCATTCGACAGGCGGGATCTTCTGAAAGGTGCGGGCGCGGCAGCACTCGCTACTGCGACCGGCATGCCGGCCTTCGCCCAATCGGGCGGGCGCGTCGTCGTCGGCACCTGGGGCGGCGACTACGCACGGCTGCTGACCAAGAACATCGAGGACCCGATCCTCAAGCCCAAGGGCCTCGAAGTGGTGCAGGACCAGGCCGGCGACGCGCCGCGCCGCGCCAAGATGGTCGCCGAACGCCGCCTGCCGCGCGGCACGGTCGATATCCAGGGTCTCTCCGCCGCCAACATGTTCGAGATGAACGAGGCCGGCGTGCTCGAGCAGATCGACTATTCCAAGCTGCCCAACGCCAAGAACCTGCTGCCGACGATGAAGTACCCCTATGGCATGGGGCATATCTATTCGGGCAACGTCGTCATCTACAATCCCAAGATCATCTCGCCGGCGCCGAAAGGCTTCAAGGACTGGCTCGACCCGAAATGGGGCTCGAAGATCGGTTTCATCGACATCCAGTACCAGTCGATCTTCATCGCAGCCTCGATGGCGGCGACGGACGGCAAGGACATGAACGACATCGAGAAGGCCAAGGAGGTCCTGCTCGCCGTCAAGAAGGCCGGCGCGCGCGTCTACCCGACCAACGAGGCCTTCGCCCAGGCGATGAAGAACGAGGAAGTCGGCATCAGCGCGATCTGGAAGGCGCGCGTGGTGCAGTGGCAGAATGCCGGCATCCCCTGCGAGGCGGTCTCGCCGATCGAGGGCATCCCGACCTATGTCTCGGGCTTCGTGATCCAGAAGAACGCGCCGAACAAGGACAATGCGTACGCCTATATGGACGCGATGCTGGCCAAGGCGCCGCAGGAGGCCTTCGCCGTCGACATGGGCTATAACGGCACCGTCACCGGCCTCAATGTCGATCCGGCTCTGCACAAGCGCATCGGCTTCACGCCCGAGGAAGAGAAGACGCTGAAGGATCTCGACTACGCCTTCCTCGCCAAGAACGACTCGGCGATGAAGGAATGGTGGGACAAGGTCTTCAAGGGCTGA
- a CDS encoding ABC transporter ATP-binding protein, giving the protein MARLSISHLKKTYGALTVVDDVDIAVADGEFLVLLGPSGCGKTTTLRMVAGFIAPTSGGITIGEQDVTNLPPWKRHCGLVFQSYALFPHMTVAQNVAFGLEMHKVPQAERGPRVAEALRLVRLGGFDERYPRQLSGGQQQRVALARALAMEPQVLLLDEPLSNLDAKLRLEVRIEIRELQQKLGLTTIMVTHDQEEALTMADRLVVMEKGQVRQIGTQRELYEKPADRFVAGFIGRSAFIEGQVTGQGRFRTEGGLDIACSAAAGSGQATLALRPERIAVGSEADGLPNRFTARIEHASYLGALLDVQVALNEQDRMLLQIPNKVGLAEPHVGETITIGWAESAGLVYPQGA; this is encoded by the coding sequence ATGGCGCGGCTCTCTATCTCGCATCTGAAGAAGACCTATGGTGCGCTGACGGTCGTCGACGATGTGGACATCGCCGTCGCCGATGGCGAGTTCCTCGTGCTTCTCGGCCCCTCCGGCTGCGGCAAGACGACGACGCTGCGCATGGTCGCCGGCTTCATCGCGCCGACCTCCGGCGGGATCACCATCGGCGAGCAGGACGTCACCAACCTGCCGCCGTGGAAGCGTCATTGCGGGCTGGTCTTTCAGAGCTATGCGCTGTTCCCGCATATGACGGTCGCGCAGAACGTCGCCTTCGGTCTGGAAATGCACAAGGTGCCGCAGGCCGAGCGGGGCCCGCGCGTCGCCGAGGCGCTCCGGCTGGTGCGGCTTGGCGGCTTCGACGAGCGCTATCCGCGTCAGCTCTCCGGCGGCCAGCAGCAGCGCGTCGCGCTTGCCCGCGCGCTGGCGATGGAACCGCAGGTGCTCCTGCTTGACGAGCCGCTCTCCAATCTCGACGCCAAGCTGCGGCTCGAAGTCCGGATCGAGATCCGCGAATTGCAGCAGAAGCTCGGCCTGACCACGATCATGGTGACCCATGACCAGGAGGAGGCGCTGACGATGGCAGACCGTCTCGTCGTCATGGAAAAGGGGCAGGTGCGCCAGATCGGCACCCAGCGCGAGCTCTACGAGAAGCCGGCCGATCGCTTTGTAGCCGGCTTCATCGGGCGCAGTGCCTTCATCGAAGGGCAGGTCACGGGGCAAGGCCGCTTCCGCACCGAGGGCGGCCTCGACATCGCCTGCTCCGCCGCTGCGGGCTCGGGGCAGGCGACGCTGGCGCTGCGGCCCGAGCGGATCGCGGTCGGCAGCGAGGCGGACGGTTTGCCCAACCGCTTTACGGCGCGGATCGAGCATGCCTCCTATCTCGGCGCGCTGCTCGACGTGCAGGTCGCGCTCAACGAGCAGGACCGCATGCTCCTGCAGATCCCGAACAAGGTCGGGCTCGCCGAGCCGCATGTCGGCGAAACCATCACGATAGGCTGGGCCGAAAGCGCCGGGCTCGTCTATCCGCAAGGGGCGTGA
- a CDS encoding ABC transporter permease → MSAGSQRFGRYALNGAAALSLGFILLPLIFVTWLAFFRQEIPSFPPEGYSLKWFAGAANNKSFIDGFSLSLQVAIASTLIGLLLGVPASLALVRHRIPLGGGISTLLLLPLVMPGIVLGTATYVFQIEVEIATQWPVMGSLAGLVAAHTLVVIPWVVRLVTASLAGFDRSIEEAAQNLGAGPVTTFWRVTLPSIRPGIVAASLFSFVTSFGNLEMSLFLVGPGRTTLPIAILQYLEWKIDPTVAAASLIQIILICVAMIVTDRYVKLSRVV, encoded by the coding sequence GTGAGCGCCGGTTCGCAGCGATTCGGGCGCTACGCCCTGAACGGTGCAGCCGCGCTCTCGCTCGGCTTCATTCTGCTTCCGTTGATCTTCGTGACCTGGCTCGCCTTCTTCCGGCAGGAGATCCCGTCCTTCCCGCCGGAGGGCTATTCGCTGAAATGGTTCGCGGGGGCGGCGAACAACAAATCCTTCATCGACGGCTTCTCGCTGAGCCTCCAGGTCGCCATTGCATCGACGCTGATCGGCCTTCTGCTGGGTGTGCCGGCGAGCCTCGCATTGGTGCGCCATCGCATCCCGCTGGGGGGCGGTATCAGCACGCTCCTGCTCTTGCCGCTGGTGATGCCTGGCATCGTGCTGGGCACCGCGACCTATGTCTTCCAGATCGAGGTCGAGATCGCCACGCAATGGCCGGTGATGGGCTCGCTTGCCGGCCTCGTCGCCGCGCATACGCTCGTCGTGATCCCCTGGGTGGTGCGATTGGTCACGGCGAGCCTTGCCGGCTTCGATCGTTCGATCGAGGAGGCTGCGCAGAATCTGGGTGCCGGCCCGGTCACCACCTTCTGGAGGGTGACGCTGCCGAGCATCCGGCCCGGCATCGTCGCGGCCTCGCTGTTCAGCTTCGTGACCTCGTTCGGCAATCTCGAGATGAGCCTGTTCCTGGTCGGGCCGGGCCGGACGACGCTGCCGATCGCGATCCTCCAATATCTCGAATGGAAGATCGATCCGACGGTGGCCGCGGCTTCGCTCATCCAGATCATCCTGATCTGCGTCGCGATGATCGTGACCGATCGCTATGTCAAACTGAGCCGGGTGGTGTGA
- a CDS encoding metal-dependent hydrolase family protein, giving the protein MTMLHFKNFALLEPGFGELRQGYELVVEGDTIRELSDKPLKLAKADVIDCGGRTLMPGLIDSHVHVFLSEVYIRTMESMPLTLMTARAVRLMKGMLDRGFTSVRDTGGADWGIKEAVEKGDVAGPRLFIAGAAIGPTGGHSDPRRRTDFGARCHCCNAMAYTMNVSDGVSSVRKSVREQMRLGADHIKIMMSGGVASPYDPLDSMQFSVDEVKAAVEEAKAFGRYVCAHAYTPEAITRAAQCGVRAIEHGNLIDDASAKLMAENNMFLTANLVAYYAMKERAAEFGMTGDMLAKNDLVIDGGLRSLEICKRAGVPVAYGSDLLGQLQSEQSREFLLRREVLSPLEIIRSATTVGAQILRMEGKVGTVQTGAFADLILVDGDPLKDLALFQEQGKHLAAIMKGGAFHKNTLH; this is encoded by the coding sequence ATGACGATGCTGCATTTCAAGAACTTCGCTTTGCTCGAACCCGGTTTCGGTGAGCTCCGACAGGGCTACGAGCTCGTCGTCGAAGGCGACACCATCCGCGAACTCTCCGACAAGCCGCTGAAGCTCGCCAAGGCCGATGTCATCGATTGCGGCGGCCGCACGCTGATGCCCGGGCTGATCGACAGCCATGTCCATGTCTTCCTGTCCGAGGTCTATATCCGGACGATGGAGAGCATGCCGCTGACGCTGATGACGGCGCGCGCTGTCCGATTGATGAAGGGCATGCTCGACCGCGGCTTCACCAGCGTGCGCGATACCGGCGGCGCCGACTGGGGCATCAAGGAAGCGGTCGAGAAGGGCGATGTCGCAGGGCCGCGCCTGTTCATCGCGGGCGCCGCGATCGGCCCGACCGGCGGCCATAGCGACCCGCGCCGGCGCACCGATTTCGGCGCGCGCTGCCATTGCTGCAACGCCATGGCCTATACGATGAACGTCTCCGACGGCGTCTCTTCGGTGCGCAAGTCGGTGCGCGAGCAGATGCGGCTCGGCGCCGACCATATCAAGATCATGATGTCGGGCGGCGTCGCCAGCCCCTATGACCCCCTGGATTCGATGCAGTTCAGCGTCGACGAGGTGAAGGCCGCGGTCGAGGAGGCGAAGGCCTTCGGCCGCTATGTCTGCGCCCATGCCTATACGCCGGAGGCGATCACACGGGCTGCGCAATGCGGCGTGCGCGCGATCGAGCACGGCAACCTGATCGACGACGCCTCGGCCAAGCTGATGGCCGAGAACAATATGTTCCTCACCGCCAATCTCGTCGCCTATTACGCTATGAAGGAGCGGGCGGCCGAGTTCGGCATGACCGGCGACATGCTGGCCAAGAACGACCTCGTCATCGATGGCGGCCTGCGCTCCCTCGAGATCTGCAAGCGCGCCGGCGTGCCGGTCGCCTATGGCTCGGACCTGCTCGGCCAGTTGCAGAGCGAGCAGTCGCGCGAGTTCCTGCTGCGCCGCGAAGTGCTGTCGCCGCTGGAGATCATCCGCTCGGCGACGACGGTTGGGGCCCAGATCCTGCGCATGGAAGGCAAGGTCGGCACGGTGCAGACCGGCGCCTTCGCCGACCTGATCCTCGTCGATGGCGACCCGCTGAAGGACCTCGCGCTGTTCCAGGAGCAGGGCAAGCATCTCGCTGCGATCATGAAGGGCGGCGCCTTCCACAAGAACACGCTGCACTGA
- a CDS encoding CaiB/BaiF CoA transferase family protein, translated as MPGPLDGIKIVDLTTVIAGPYATQMLGDMGADVLKVEPPGGDIMRAPGPARTPGMGAAFLNCNRNKRSIALDMKSAEDLAHLRELIADADIFIHNMRMEAARRYGLDPETLLARHPRLIYCAIVGFGLDGPYRDRPAYDDVIQAASGWAALAQRTGDAPAYAPTIVADKTTALFAVGAINAALYHRAVSGEGQAIEVPMFEAMVSFLAVEHLGGLSFEPALGSSGYSRVLSRHRRPYRTADGFIAAMPYTAAHWQALFSAAGREDWAAEPALSDGAARAAMIDTLYERLAECLSHRSSADWLAILDRIDVPCSAVNTLDDLLDDPHLRATGFFETVEHPEEGRLVAAKPPIRFSRTPCAITRQAPSRPR; from the coding sequence ATGCCGGGACCATTGGACGGGATCAAGATCGTCGACCTGACCACGGTCATCGCCGGCCCCTATGCGACGCAGATGCTTGGCGACATGGGCGCCGATGTCCTCAAGGTCGAGCCACCGGGCGGCGACATCATGCGCGCTCCCGGCCCCGCCCGCACGCCTGGCATGGGCGCGGCCTTCCTCAACTGCAACCGCAACAAGCGCAGCATCGCGCTCGACATGAAATCGGCGGAGGACCTCGCCCATCTGCGCGAACTCATCGCCGATGCCGACATCTTCATCCACAACATGCGGATGGAAGCGGCTCGCCGCTACGGGCTCGACCCGGAAACGCTGCTCGCCCGGCATCCGCGCCTGATCTACTGCGCCATCGTCGGCTTCGGGCTGGACGGGCCCTATCGCGACCGCCCGGCCTATGACGACGTCATCCAGGCCGCCTCCGGCTGGGCAGCGCTGGCGCAGCGCACCGGCGATGCGCCGGCCTACGCCCCCACCATCGTCGCCGACAAGACGACCGCCCTCTTCGCCGTCGGCGCCATCAATGCCGCGCTCTATCATCGGGCCGTCTCAGGCGAAGGCCAGGCAATCGAGGTCCCGATGTTCGAGGCGATGGTCTCCTTCCTCGCCGTCGAGCATCTCGGCGGGCTGAGTTTCGAGCCCGCACTTGGCTCTAGCGGGTATTCACGCGTTCTATCGCGGCATCGCCGGCCCTATCGGACGGCCGACGGCTTCATCGCGGCGATGCCCTACACAGCGGCGCATTGGCAGGCGCTTTTCAGCGCCGCCGGCCGCGAGGACTGGGCGGCGGAGCCGGCGCTCAGCGACGGCGCCGCGCGCGCCGCGATGATCGACACGCTCTACGAGCGCCTGGCGGAATGCCTGTCGCATCGCTCCTCTGCCGACTGGCTCGCGATCCTCGACCGGATCGACGTGCCCTGCTCGGCCGTCAACACGCTCGACGACCTGCTGGACGACCCGCATCTCAGGGCGACTGGTTTCTTCGAGACCGTCGAACATCCCGAGGAAGGGCGCCTGGTCGCAGCGAAGCCCCCGATCCGCTTCAGCAGGACGCCTTGCGCCATCACACGCCAGGCTCCTAGCCGGCCCCGTTAA
- a CDS encoding aspartate/glutamate racemase family protein, whose translation MRILLLNPNTMPEMTALVARVVQAYLPARTELVPVTGRFGAHYIASRSAGVIAAHAALEAFAEHGGDCDGVYLACFGDPGLLALKEMARVPVIGMAEASSRYAAEQAERFAIVTGGERWGPMLHEFVGSIGLGNRLAAVETVAPTGADIARDPDGSIAMLAEACRRVAKRDGAGAVILGGAGLAGLAPRVQPHVDVPVICSAEAGIRMLLAELDQPRPKPLEGDLALPAPVASTGLSAGLSRLLAQP comes from the coding sequence TTGCGCATTCTCCTGCTGAATCCCAACACCATGCCGGAGATGACGGCGCTGGTCGCGCGCGTGGTCCAGGCCTACCTGCCGGCACGGACCGAGCTCGTACCGGTCACCGGCCGCTTCGGTGCGCATTACATCGCCAGCCGCAGCGCCGGCGTCATCGCCGCCCATGCCGCGCTCGAGGCCTTCGCCGAGCATGGTGGGGATTGTGACGGCGTCTATCTCGCCTGCTTCGGCGATCCCGGCCTGCTCGCCCTCAAGGAGATGGCCCGGGTTCCGGTGATCGGCATGGCGGAAGCCAGCAGCCGCTATGCCGCGGAACAGGCCGAGCGCTTCGCCATCGTCACCGGCGGCGAGCGCTGGGGGCCGATGCTGCACGAATTCGTCGGCTCGATCGGGCTGGGCAACCGCCTCGCCGCGGTCGAGACGGTGGCTCCCACCGGCGCCGACATCGCCCGCGACCCCGACGGCTCTATCGCCATGCTCGCGGAAGCCTGCCGCAGGGTCGCCAAGCGCGACGGTGCCGGCGCGGTCATCCTCGGCGGCGCCGGGCTTGCGGGGCTCGCGCCCCGCGTCCAGCCGCATGTCGACGTGCCCGTGATCTGCTCGGCCGAGGCCGGCATCCGCATGCTGCTGGCCGAACTCGATCAGCCGCGCCCGAAGCCGCTGGAAGGCGACCTCGCCCTACCGGCGCCGGTCGCCAGCACCGGGCTTTCCGCAGGCCTGTCCCGATTGCTGGCACAGCCCTGA